In the Gossypium arboreum isolate Shixiya-1 chromosome 10, ASM2569848v2, whole genome shotgun sequence genome, one interval contains:
- the LOC108482278 gene encoding 3-ketoacyl-CoA synthase 19, which produces MELFITICLVFLYFMFVFFIYKLLWRTQSCYIVAYECYKAPDDMKLDTETCGNLVLRNKNLGVGEYKFLLQAMVNAGIGEETYGPRNVIEGREESPNLSDALSEINDIVFGTLDKLFAKTGVLPSEIDVLVVTISMISSVPSIPARVINRYKMREDVKVFNLSGMGCSASVIAVDLVNHLFQTYKNQFAIVVSSESLSPNWYVGKERSMMLPNILFRIGGCSLLLTNKRGLKHRAILKLNHLVRSHVGSIDEAYGSCTRIEDDQGNCGFFLTKNLPKAAAKAVSMNLRVLVPKMLPLRELIRYSMVTYWRNKSKTSSPESGLNLKSGIDYFCIHPGGRAVIDAMERSLGLNEYDLEPTRMALHRFGNTSAAGLWYVLSYMEAKKRLKQGDRILMISLGAGFKCNNCVWEVMKNLDDVNVWEDCIGRYPLKCTANTSFLEKYSWVNESSH; this is translated from the coding sequence ATGGAGCTTTTCATTACAATATGTCTGGTATTTCTTTATTTCATGTTCGTTTTCTTCATTTACAAGCTGTTATGGAGGACCCAAAGCTGTTACATCGTAGCTTACGAGTGTTACAAGGCACCCGACGACATGAAACTCGACACCGAAACGTGTGGGAACCTGGTTTTGAGGAACAAAAATCTGGGTGTCGGAGAGTACAAGTTTCTGCTACAAGCAATGGTGAATGCAGGCATCGGGGAAGAAACTTACGGTCCAAGAAACGTCATCGAGGGCAGAGAAGAATCCCCGAATCTCTCCGATGCTCTTTCGGAGATCAACGATATCGTCTTTGGTACCCTCGACAAGCTGTTCGCTAAAACTGGAGTTTTGCCGTCGGAAATCGATGTACTTGTTGTTACCATCTCGATGATTTCTTCAGTGCCGTCGATACCAGCTCGAGTTATCAATAGGTACAAGATGAGGGAGGATGTTAAGGTTTTTAATTTATCGGGGATGGGTTGTAGTGCGAGTGTTATAGCCGTTGATCTTGTGAACCATTTGTTTCAAACATATAAGAACCAATTCGCCATTGTTGTGAGCTCGGAATCATTAAGCCCTAATTGGTATGTAGGCAAAGAAAGGTCCATGATGCTCCCTAATATTCTTTTTCGTATAGGGGGTTGTTCTTTGCTTTTAACGAACAAAAGAGGGCTTAAACATCGAGCCATTTTGAAACTGAACCACTTGGTCCGAAGCCATGTCGGTTCGATCGACGAAGCGTATGGTAGCTGCACTCGAATCGAAGACGATCAAGGCAACTGCGGTTTCTTCCTCACCAAAAACCTCCCGAAAGCTGCCGCTAAAGCGGTATCGATGAACCTTCGAGTTTTAGTACCTAAAATGTTGCCATTAAGGGAACTCATTCGGTACTCAATGGTAACCTATTGgagaaataagtccaaaacatCGAGTCCGGAATCCGGTTTGAACCTAAAATCCGGAATCGACTATTTTTGTATCCATCCTGGCGGAAGAGCGGTGATCGACGCAATGGAACGAAGCTTAGGGCTAAATGAATACGACCTCGAACCGACTCGAATGGCGCTTCATCGATTCGGAAATACATCGGCTGCCGggttatggtatgttttgagttacaTGGAAGCTAAAAAAAGGCTAAAACAAGGGGATAGAATATTGATGATAAGCCTTGGAGCTGGTTTCAAGTGCAATAACTGTGTCTGGGAAGTAATGAAGAACTTGGATGATGTTAATGTGTGGGAAGATTGTATTGGTAGGTATCCTTTAAAATGTACTGCCAATACTTCTTTCTTGGAAAAATATAGTTGGGTTAATGAATCTAGTCATTAg
- the LOC108480308 gene encoding probable pectate lyase 4: MASFPYADVDSTQRAIAGQAEGFGRFAVGGLHGPLVTVTTLSDDGPGSLRDACRKPGPGWIVFKVSGTIRLSTYLSVDSHKTIDGRGERVKLTGKGLRLKECENVIVCNMEFEGGRGHDVDGIQVKPNSKHIWIDRCSFTDYDDGLIDITRGSTDITVSRCYFTQHDKTMLIGADPTHVGDRCIRVTIHHCFFDGTRQRQPRLRFGKVHLYNNYTRNWDIYAVCASVEAQIYSQCNIYEAGKKKKTFEFYTEKAGDSEQASSGVIISEGDLFLNGAESCLLATGSGDGSVFHPSEYYKTWTMEAPSDSLKQVLQVCTGWQPVPRPLDHQK, translated from the exons ATGGCATCCTTTCCGTACGCCGACGTGGACAGTACCCAAAGAGCAATCGCCGGTCAAGCCGAGGGCTTCGGCCGGTTCGCCGTCGGTGGTCTCCACGGCCCTCTAGTCACGGTCACCACTTTATCCG ACGACGGTCCGGGTTCTCTCCGAGACGCTTGCCGGAAACCGGGACCGGGTTGGATCGTGTTCAAAGTGTCGGGAACAATCCGATTATCGACGTACTTAAGCGTGGACTCTCACAAGACAATTGATGGACGAGGCGAAAGGGTAAAGCTGACAGGGAAAGGGTTGAGATTGAAAGAATGTGAGAATGTGATTGTTTGTAATATGGAATTTGAAGGTGGAAGAGGACACGATGTTGATGGGATTCAAGTAAAGCCAAACTCGAAGCATATTTGGATCGATAGGTGTAGTTTTACAGATTATGATGATGGCTTGATTGATATTACTAGAGGAAGCACTGACATCACTGTTTCTAG ATGTTACTTCACTCAACATGACAAGACAATGCTCATTGGAGCAGATCCTACTCATGTAGGAGATAGGTGCATCCGAGTGACGATCCACCATTGCTTCTTCGATGGAACTCGGCAAAGGCAACCTCGTCTTAGATTTGGGAAGGTTCATTTGTATAACAATTACACTCGAAACTGGGACATTTATGCTGTTTGTGCAAGTGTAGAAGCCCAG ATATATTCTCAATGCAACATATATGAAGctggaaagaagaagaaaactttTGAGTTTTATACTGAGAAG GCAGGGGATAGTGAACAGGCGAGTTCGGGTGTAATAATATCGGAAGGAGACCTGTTTTTGAATGGTGCAGAATCATGCTTATTAGCAACAGGCAGTGGGGACGGAAGTGTGTTCCACCCAAGTGAATATTATAAAACATGGACAATGGAAGCTCCCTCGGACTCTCTGAAACAAGTTCTTCAAGTATGCACAGGTTGGCAACCTGTTCCTCGGCCTCTTGATCACCAAAAGTGA